The genomic DNA CCATTTAGCAGTTTTCTTTATCCATGTAAACTGGGTGGGAAAGTCAGAATACGTAATATTTCGAGCTTGTGGAAATTCACTGTTAGCTACAACCAAGCCTCTAGTTTACTTTTTTTGGAAGTCGCGTTATTGCACACATTCTCCAAATCTGCAGAACTTTGAAAATTCAAGTACTTTTGACCGGGCAAATGTATTGGTAAGTGTTCAACACTTGGGGAACGATGGTGAATGTCAAACCCAAAAATCCTCCATGATGCCTCAGATGCACAAACATATCTACCATCAAGAAAATTCTTTACCTCATCCAAATTCTTCACGGATCTTGCAGTTTGTTCACTCCCTGATTTGTTACTTTTCTTCTTCAACAACATTGTAGCAGTGTCATGACCCTTTAAACAGTACTTGAAGAGATATTTCAACGATCTTGAACTGTTGCAAATTTCCAGATTTATATGACACTGAAACCGCAATAAAAGATCTCGATTGTATGGAACTACATATAGATTGTCAAGGTTGATCCTTTTTTGTTGATAACTCTACCAGTGTTACGCCTCCGATAAACAGGAAAACCATAATCGTCAAAATAGGTATTACCATTAAACCTGCAAAACAAAACATTACATGCGTCGagattaataataaaatagaCTTATTACAGAACATATGTATCATTCTATTTATTCACACCTCTTTAGGAAATGACGCATGCATTTTCCTTGAACCATACATGGAGATGTGTATAAGTCTTTACCACAGGGTCCATGCATCATGTAGTTTTTAACAGCTTCATATGCTATTGGATCAGAATTCTTATCTGGTATTTCAGCAGAAACCAACTGGTCAACCTTTTCAATAGAATTAGGTCTACTTTCAGGGCTCAGCCAGATTAGCATATGCACGTGTGGCAAACCACGCTTCTGGAATTCAATTACATGCATAACTGTGCAAAACATAAGTAAAGAAAATATTAAATCTATGCATGTGTGTAGATatgattaaaaaaattaaatgtaAAATTGTCGGTGTCCAGAAAAATAAATTTACCTCCTATACACATTCCAAAGTAGTTCTTCTTTTTAATCAAATCTAATAGCTGATCAAGCTTCAGTTTAAACACGTGAGAAACAATATCTGGTGCATCAACAGGATCAACATTGGGCAACAATTTAAGCATTTCTTGTATCTCTGGCCACTTTGAGTTGCAAGTCATGGTGAGAAATTAGGATGGATGACCAATTACACGACATTTCGCCATGGAATCCTTAAAGTATTGAGACATGTATCGTTGGGATTCAGTGAATGAAGCAGGAAGTATAACAACTTTTCCAACATGCATTGGATGATGGTCtccttgttaggtcacacactgtagagggggtgaatacagtgtaaaatacaatcaaatcgaacttttaatatttcaagtaacagaaaacaaactttattgaaacaataaactctgttacagtatggaactgttacctctcagtgatgaacaaatatcacgagagctgttagggttacaatgaataatcttctcgaatatgataacacttatagtgtaaaccctatgtctgtgtttatatactacacagttacaagataatcgctaattgatatggaatataattctgcttcctaaaatatatcaatcagatatcttttcttccaagtattccattcttcacggaactccttcttcatgcatatctcttcttatgtttatctcgatcttctttcctttaatcagctactgtccttatctgaacgtccttcagaacttaagttctaatatccatcttctgatgattatctcctgataatataagtactgatatccttaagtcctgacttccagtaagtactgatttatcctgtttacgtaagatctgaaaactaaacataaatcatattagccatgacattatcaaatatatctaacaatctcccccaacttgtaaattagcataatatacaagtttaacagatatttgatgatgtcaaaaacattaagtacaaatgcatgagaattagactagataactacaacttacagtccttaaagctttaccaatatttaacttctgataacagcttcagtctgtacaaatatcagaatttaagcagttgtagatattgacttggcttcatcttctgatctctctgatgtcaggagtttttctaagatagttcttcaacaaacatctctcagcatatctaagttcatcaatcatcctccttttagcatctttaagctctgcattatcttcaccaatttgaaagattgcagccctaagatcattaatctttgcttttcttatatcctgatccagtctgatcaagtaagctttatcagactcaagattgaattccacagccctgtaacctagaaaggtagttataatcttagcagtgttgggcttca from Apium graveolens cultivar Ventura chromosome 5, ASM990537v1, whole genome shotgun sequence includes the following:
- the LOC141660492 gene encoding uncharacterized protein LOC141660492 gives rise to the protein MTCNSKWPEIQEMLKLLPNVDPVDAPDIVSHVFKLKLDQLLDLIKKKNYFGMCIGVMHVIEFQKRGLPHVHMLIWLSPESRPNSIEKVDQLVSAEIPDKNSDPIAYEAVKNYMMHGPCGKDLYTSPCMVQGKCMRHFLKRFNGNTYFDDYGFPVYRRRNTGRVINKKGSTLTIYISRSLKYLFKYCLKGHDTATMLLKKKSNKSGSEQTARSVKNLDEVKNFLDGRYVCASEASWRIFGFDIHHRSPSVEHLPIHLPGQKYLNFQSSADLENFTWIKKTAKWKLRQRGDVVGRCKGALSFSQLRTIDGTTYDTFKEACGALGLLNNDKQWHDALEENVFSAMPTQIRAMFVNILAYCSVSDPLALWEKHWPALSGDVLYIRHKISDNIHLTLSEYEIQNYALAEIEKLLNDVGKSLRDFHMMPFPDERFFHTFVNCLIVEETSYNKEELRLNHDKAHKNLNSRQLDVYNAVVDNVNKNKEGKIVLHVAGSVIAATLLPGGRTAHSRFKIPLKLDQNPIAGIKHGIDIAELMQHTSLIIWEEAPM